From Pseudomonadota bacterium, a single genomic window includes:
- the metG gene encoding methionine--tRNA ligase — protein MTPPFYLTTPIYYVNDVPHLGHAYTTVVGDTLARYHRSRGEAVRFQTGTDEHGQKIEAAAAARNLTPLELADEVVSRFRSTWQALGIEHDDFLRTTEPRHAAVVQRLWQRLADHGDLYLGEYDGPYCVACEEYYTDTQLVNGRCPVHAREVSRLKQTSYFFRMSRYQDALLEHFERHPDFVQPEMRRNEIVNFIRGGLRDLSVSRSTLRWGIRVPGDDSHVIYVWIDALTNYISALGGFDEAPAYRQFWPQAIHLIGKDILRFHAVYWPCMLLAAGLPLPRTVFAHGWWTVNGQKMSKSLMNAVDPTMLAGDLGRDALRYFLLRETPLGNDGDFAHPALIQRLNADLANDLGNLLNRSLAMAGKYCAGKTPALLAAAEMDPTDQALVALAERVRDAVAMHFERLEPSRALEALWELVRGTNKYIDTTAPYKLARNAEQQPRLDQVVAHFLEALRWISILLAPALPDSAATMRRYLGLPTLEAQLGRDQWPTRWGDGPPAAALQRGEPLFPRIDDERREALVARWTARAAAGAALAPTGPVAPSASASAASPTAAVPPKPPKPPKQPKPAAATGAPATDATEGMAIGIEDFARCELRVAEVRAAARIDGADRLLRLTLDVGGIERQVVSGIARAYGPDQLVGKRVILLANLKATTIRGVRSEGMILAAGDGVDLALCTVDRALPSGAKVS, from the coding sequence GTGACGCCACCCTTCTACCTCACCACGCCGATCTACTACGTCAACGACGTGCCGCATCTGGGGCACGCCTACACCACGGTCGTCGGCGACACGCTCGCGCGCTACCACCGCTCGCGCGGCGAGGCCGTGCGCTTCCAGACCGGCACCGACGAGCACGGGCAGAAGATCGAGGCGGCCGCCGCGGCCCGCAACCTGACGCCCCTCGAGCTGGCCGACGAGGTGGTCTCGCGCTTCCGCTCGACCTGGCAGGCGCTCGGAATCGAGCACGACGACTTTCTCCGCACCACGGAGCCCCGGCACGCCGCTGTCGTGCAGCGCCTCTGGCAGCGGCTCGCCGATCACGGCGACCTCTACCTCGGCGAGTACGACGGCCCCTATTGCGTGGCCTGTGAGGAGTACTACACCGATACGCAGCTGGTGAATGGGCGCTGCCCCGTGCATGCGCGCGAGGTCAGCCGCCTCAAGCAGACGAGCTACTTCTTCCGCATGTCGCGCTACCAGGACGCGCTCCTCGAGCACTTCGAGCGGCACCCCGACTTCGTGCAGCCGGAGATGCGGCGCAACGAGATCGTCAACTTCATTCGCGGCGGTCTGCGCGACCTCAGCGTCTCGCGCAGCACGCTGCGCTGGGGCATTCGCGTACCGGGCGATGATTCGCACGTCATCTACGTCTGGATCGACGCGCTGACCAACTACATCTCCGCGCTCGGCGGCTTCGATGAGGCGCCGGCCTATCGCCAGTTCTGGCCTCAGGCGATTCATCTGATCGGCAAGGACATCCTGCGCTTTCACGCGGTCTACTGGCCCTGCATGCTGCTGGCGGCCGGACTGCCCCTGCCCCGCACGGTCTTCGCCCACGGCTGGTGGACGGTCAACGGCCAGAAGATGTCCAAGTCGTTGATGAACGCGGTCGACCCCACGATGCTGGCGGGGGACCTCGGGCGCGACGCGCTGCGCTACTTCCTGCTGCGCGAGACCCCGCTCGGCAACGACGGCGACTTCGCCCACCCGGCGTTGATCCAGCGGCTCAACGCCGACCTGGCCAACGACCTGGGCAACCTGCTCAATCGCTCTCTAGCGATGGCGGGGAAGTATTGCGCGGGCAAGACGCCCGCGCTGCTGGCGGCCGCTGAAATGGACCCGACCGACCAGGCGCTGGTCGCCTTGGCCGAGCGCGTGCGCGACGCGGTGGCGATGCACTTCGAGCGGCTGGAGCCGAGCCGCGCGCTCGAGGCCCTCTGGGAGCTGGTGCGGGGGACGAACAAGTACATCGACACCACGGCGCCCTACAAACTGGCCCGCAATGCCGAGCAGCAGCCCCGCCTCGATCAGGTCGTGGCGCACTTTCTCGAGGCGCTGCGGTGGATCTCGATCTTGCTCGCCCCGGCGCTGCCGGACAGCGCGGCGACGATGCGACGCTATCTCGGCCTACCCACGCTGGAAGCGCAGCTCGGGCGCGACCAGTGGCCGACGCGCTGGGGTGATGGCCCGCCGGCGGCGGCTCTGCAACGCGGCGAGCCGCTCTTTCCGCGCATCGACGACGAGCGCCGCGAGGCGCTGGTCGCCCGCTGGACGGCGCGCGCGGCGGCGGGTGCGGCGCTCGCGCCCACCGGCCCGGTGGCACCGTCGGCTTCGGCTTCGGCGGCGTCGCCGACCGCCGCCGTGCCGCCGAAGCCGCCGAAGCCGCCGAAGCAGCCGAAGCCGGCCGCCGCGACGGGCGCTCCGGCCACCGATGCCACCGAGGGCATGGCTATCGGCATCGAGGACTTCGCCCGCTGCGAGCTTCGCGTCGCCGAGGTGCGCGCGGCCGCACGCATCGACGGCGCCGACCGGCTGCTGCGCCTGACGCTCGACGTGGGCGGCATCGAGCGTCAGGTGGTCTCCGGCATCGCGCGGGCCTATGGACCCGATCAGCTCGTGGGCAAGCGGGTGATCCTGCTGGCCAACCTCAAGGCGACCACGATTCGTGGCGTCCGCAGCGAAGGCATGATTCTGGCGGCCGGCGACGGCGTTGACCTGGCGCTCTGCACCGTGGACCGCGCGCTACCCTCCGGCGCCAAGGTGAGCTGA
- the holB gene encoding DNA polymerase III subunit delta', which translates to MSTLTFSQIVGQQRPIEALRRALAADRLPHALLFSGPRGVGKATTAKALALRLNCEAPRELEACGGCAACSKIAGGHHPDVVTLSPDGAFIKVDQVRQLQEQLPYAPHEGRWRVIVVDGADALHGSAANALLKSVEEPRPRNVFVLVTAAAHRVTPTLVSRSQRLRFTPLAAAALVAAVRASERGAPHDHEALQRVARLAEGSVGHALELLDSAALTQAQEVADSLLRVAETEGMLAVFQTVAEFSGERAVLPQALELLALRLRDLLLLATGISGSRLLAGNLEATLAERAKALGCRTLLHQLRAVHQAQAALAGNANAALTLEALVVALRSRKAEPLR; encoded by the coding sequence GTGAGCACGCTGACGTTTTCCCAGATCGTCGGACAGCAGCGCCCGATCGAAGCGCTGCGCCGTGCCCTCGCGGCCGATCGCCTCCCGCACGCGCTGCTCTTTAGCGGCCCGCGCGGTGTGGGCAAGGCCACGACGGCCAAGGCCCTCGCGCTCCGCCTCAACTGCGAGGCGCCGCGCGAGCTCGAGGCCTGCGGCGGCTGCGCGGCGTGCAGCAAGATCGCCGGAGGCCACCATCCGGACGTCGTCACCCTCAGCCCCGACGGGGCCTTCATCAAGGTCGACCAGGTGCGACAGCTGCAGGAGCAGCTGCCCTACGCGCCGCATGAAGGGCGCTGGCGCGTGATCGTCGTCGACGGCGCCGACGCGCTGCATGGGAGCGCCGCCAATGCGCTGCTCAAGTCGGTAGAGGAGCCACGTCCCCGCAACGTCTTCGTCCTCGTCACCGCGGCCGCCCATCGAGTGACACCGACCCTCGTCTCGCGCAGCCAGCGGCTGCGCTTCACGCCGCTCGCCGCGGCGGCGCTCGTCGCGGCGGTACGCGCGAGCGAGCGCGGCGCGCCACACGACCATGAGGCCTTGCAGCGGGTGGCGAGGCTGGCCGAGGGCAGCGTCGGCCACGCGCTCGAGCTGCTCGACAGCGCCGCCCTGACCCAGGCACAGGAGGTGGCCGACAGCCTGCTCCGCGTCGCCGAGACAGAGGGCATGCTCGCGGTCTTCCAGACCGTCGCCGAGTTCAGCGGCGAGCGCGCCGTGCTGCCACAAGCCCTCGAGCTGCTGGCGCTTCGCCTGCGTGACCTGCTGCTGCTCGCGACTGGCATTAGCGGGTCACGGCTGCTCGCCGGCAACCTCGAAGCCACGCTGGCCGAGCGCGCCAAGGCCCTCGGCTGCCGCACGCTGCTGCATCAACTTCGCGCGGTCCACCAGGCGCAGGCCGCGCTGGCGGGCAACGCCAACGCGGCCCTCACCCTCGAGGCGCTGGTCGTGGCGCTGCGCAGCCGAAAGGCAGAGCCCCTCCGATGA
- a CDS encoding secretion protein, whose protein sequence is MLRFRHDRLRGRLGALVLGGCLLLLSGGCSVELLHDLDDGEANTVLSALEREGLAATKLRETRGTSSSYTVAVARDDAPRAWRVLRTQSLPAPKLQGLGEVFGHVGLVPTSTQERALLHHALAGDLTRTLQSIEGVHQARVHVVLPEASPFALPDAPRPQPRAAVLLRVAAACPLHEAEAQRLVAGAIDGLDPARVSVVLHRAPATPRAAAAGSTLASVGPFRVGLESRGALIATLVVAIVLIVASGLLALVLLRRQRGFVTTLARAQQVTAEHSAVGEATRASLLERSMARNQPAEGGEQRHTGQRF, encoded by the coding sequence ATGCTGCGATTCCGCCACGATCGACTGCGGGGCAGGCTCGGCGCGCTCGTCCTCGGCGGCTGCCTGCTGCTGCTCTCCGGCGGCTGCAGCGTCGAGCTCCTGCACGATCTTGACGACGGCGAGGCCAACACCGTGCTCAGCGCGCTGGAGCGCGAGGGTCTGGCGGCGACCAAGCTGCGCGAGACGCGGGGCACGAGCAGCAGCTACACCGTGGCGGTCGCGCGCGACGACGCTCCCCGCGCCTGGCGCGTGCTGCGCACCCAGAGCCTGCCGGCGCCGAAGCTCCAGGGCCTCGGGGAGGTCTTCGGCCACGTCGGCCTGGTGCCGACGAGCACCCAAGAGCGCGCCCTGCTGCATCACGCGCTGGCGGGCGACCTGACGCGGACGCTGCAGAGCATCGAGGGCGTACACCAGGCGCGGGTCCATGTCGTGCTGCCCGAGGCCTCGCCCTTCGCGCTCCCCGATGCGCCGCGACCGCAACCCCGAGCCGCGGTGCTGCTGCGGGTCGCCGCCGCTTGCCCGCTGCATGAGGCCGAGGCCCAGCGCCTGGTGGCGGGCGCCATCGATGGGCTCGATCCGGCGCGCGTCAGTGTCGTGCTGCACCGGGCGCCGGCGACGCCGCGCGCTGCCGCAGCCGGCAGCACCCTCGCTTCCGTCGGGCCCTTTCGCGTCGGCCTCGAGTCCCGCGGCGCGCTGATCGCCACGCTCGTCGTGGCGATTGTGCTGATCGTGGCCAGCGGACTGCTGGCCCTCGTGCTGCTGCGCCGCCAGCGCGGCTTCGTCACGACCCTCGCGCGCGCGCAGCAGGTGACGGCCGAGCACAGCGCGGTCGGTGAAGCGACGCGGGCGAGCCTGCTCGAGCGGTCGATGGCACGGAACCAACCAGCAGAGGGCGGCGAGCAGCGCCACACCGGCCAGCGCTTTTGA
- a CDS encoding sigma-70 family RNA polymerase sigma factor → MESSKRSAAAADGPTAPSGERSPERDRLIHEHLGYVRSLAGKVRRELGGSLDHDELVAFGMRGLVEAADRFDATRGIAFTTFSYYRIRGAIFDGLRQLGWLSRSEYARFLAASNELLANTAERPTAGQPEVDTEQALGDVVKTLDQVATIFVMSLGDAGVGDLADTRAADPALASEQAQVGRAVRAAIAGLPERERTLIEGHYYRGLTLEAVGQQLGLSKSWASRLHARAIAQLTEALGPAYGP, encoded by the coding sequence GTGGAATCCTCTAAGCGCAGCGCAGCAGCGGCGGACGGGCCCACAGCACCCTCGGGCGAGCGATCGCCTGAACGCGATCGTCTGATCCACGAGCATCTGGGTTACGTCCGCAGCCTCGCCGGGAAGGTCCGGCGCGAGCTCGGCGGGTCGCTCGACCATGACGAGCTCGTGGCCTTCGGCATGCGCGGACTGGTCGAGGCGGCCGACCGCTTCGATGCTACGCGCGGCATCGCCTTCACGACCTTCAGCTACTACCGCATTCGCGGCGCGATCTTTGACGGCCTGCGCCAGCTCGGTTGGCTGAGCCGCAGCGAGTACGCGCGCTTCCTGGCCGCGAGCAACGAGCTGCTGGCGAACACGGCCGAGCGACCGACCGCTGGCCAACCGGAGGTCGACACCGAGCAGGCGCTGGGCGACGTCGTTAAAACGCTCGACCAGGTGGCCACGATCTTTGTCATGTCCCTCGGCGATGCCGGGGTCGGGGATCTCGCCGACACGCGGGCTGCGGACCCCGCGCTCGCGAGCGAGCAGGCCCAGGTCGGCCGCGCCGTGCGCGCCGCCATCGCCGGGCTGCCCGAGCGTGAGCGCACCCTGATCGAGGGGCACTACTATCGCGGGCTGACGCTCGAGGCCGTCGGGCAACAGCTCGGGCTCAGCAAGTCCTGGGCGTCGCGACTGCACGCCCGCGCGATCGCCCAGCTCACGGAGGCGCTCGGCCCCGCCTACGGCCCCTGA
- a CDS encoding PilZ domain-containing protein, with protein MAEEQGAAGTDPRNRRAYPRYEITAYVDYTGTSEVLLYHRIENISLGGMSIQTASVEELGTIVEVVISFPELNTTIAARGEVSWVNREEPMDMGIRFLELDEERKDVLRRFIQSTKKGGPL; from the coding sequence ATGGCCGAGGAACAGGGCGCCGCCGGCACGGACCCGCGAAATCGGCGCGCTTACCCGCGCTACGAGATTACGGCCTACGTCGACTACACGGGGACCAGCGAGGTCCTGCTCTACCACCGGATCGAGAATATCAGTCTCGGTGGCATGTCGATCCAGACGGCCAGCGTCGAGGAGCTCGGAACGATCGTCGAGGTGGTGATCAGCTTCCCGGAGCTCAACACCACGATCGCGGCGCGCGGCGAGGTCAGCTGGGTCAACCGCGAGGAGCCGATGGACATGGGCATTCGCTTCCTCGAGCTGGACGAAGAGCGCAAGGACGTGCTGCGCCGGTTCATCCAGTCGACGAAGAAGGGCGGCCCGCTCTGA
- a CDS encoding class I SAM-dependent methyltransferase translates to MAQRARPRAELRPADKYALYQRAVQQPEHEVAFCDRTFRRAFARPALRLREDFCGTAAVCCAWARSRSDRRAWGVDLDPEPLQWGREHNVAALSPAQQARVVLLQQDVLDASRPRVDVIAAQNFSFFTFHRRDQLRAYFARAHAQLDREGLLVLDLMGGPQLLREGHCETRRVAGFHYVWEQHCFNPITHRCRFSIHFRLRDGRWLRHAFRYDWRLWTVPEVRELLAEAGFTRSEVYWEGTARATGQGNGIYRRCEEAASDPAWVAYVVGLKASAAPSASRRRKPARSAAALRAR, encoded by the coding sequence ATGGCGCAGCGCGCGCGCCCGCGCGCCGAGCTACGCCCTGCCGACAAGTACGCGCTCTATCAACGCGCGGTGCAGCAACCGGAGCATGAGGTCGCTTTTTGCGATCGAACCTTCCGCCGAGCCTTCGCCAGGCCGGCGCTGCGCCTGCGCGAGGATTTCTGCGGAACAGCCGCGGTCTGCTGCGCCTGGGCGCGTTCACGGAGCGACCGCAGGGCCTGGGGCGTCGACCTCGATCCGGAGCCCCTGCAGTGGGGTCGAGAGCATAACGTCGCGGCGTTGAGCCCCGCGCAGCAGGCCCGCGTGGTGCTGCTGCAGCAGGACGTCCTCGACGCCAGCCGCCCGCGCGTCGACGTGATCGCCGCGCAGAACTTCTCCTTCTTCACCTTTCACCGGCGCGACCAGCTCCGTGCCTATTTCGCGCGGGCACATGCGCAGCTCGACCGGGAGGGGCTGCTGGTGCTGGACCTGATGGGCGGCCCGCAGCTCCTGCGCGAGGGGCACTGCGAGACGCGGCGCGTGGCGGGCTTTCACTATGTTTGGGAGCAGCATTGCTTCAATCCGATCACGCATCGCTGCCGCTTCTCGATCCACTTTCGCTTGCGTGACGGCCGCTGGCTGCGCCACGCCTTCCGCTACGACTGGCGTCTGTGGACGGTCCCCGAGGTACGCGAGCTGCTCGCCGAGGCCGGCTTCACGCGCAGCGAGGTCTACTGGGAGGGCACCGCTCGCGCGACCGGCCAGGGAAACGGCATTTATCGCCGCTGCGAAGAGGCGGCCAGCGACCCGGCGTGGGTCGCCTACGTCGTCGGCCTCAAGGCGAGCGCCGCGCCGAGCGCCAGTCGACGACGCAAGCCTGCTCGCTCGGCTGCCGCGCTCAGAGCCCGCTGA
- a CDS encoding ABC transporter ATP-binding protein produces the protein MSEPALSFRQVSVRYAPDQAPSVSEVSFSVASGERVALLGLNGSGKTTVLLAAVGLVPHAGEIVVGGLTLTRRTHGPIRERLGFVGNVPEDQLLWPTVLEDTAFALLRSGVEPRAARARALAVLGALGVADLADAGVHRLSHGQKQRVALAGALVGAPPLLLLDEPSAGLDPPSQRALIRVLAALEAAMLVATHDLPLADSLCTRFLVIDHGRIVFDGGDPTRALQRWAADDPPAAPCVGDAAGDSSARSATAGPRPCT, from the coding sequence GTGAGCGAGCCCGCGCTGAGCTTCCGACAGGTCAGCGTCCGCTACGCGCCCGACCAGGCGCCGAGCGTGAGTGAGGTCAGCTTCAGTGTCGCGTCCGGAGAGCGCGTGGCCCTGCTGGGACTCAACGGCTCGGGCAAGACCACCGTGCTGCTGGCCGCGGTCGGGCTCGTCCCGCACGCAGGTGAAATCGTCGTTGGCGGCTTGACCCTGACGCGGCGCACGCACGGCCCGATCCGCGAGCGCCTCGGTTTCGTCGGCAACGTACCAGAGGACCAGCTCCTCTGGCCTACCGTGCTCGAGGATACGGCCTTCGCGCTGCTGCGCAGCGGCGTCGAGCCACGGGCGGCCCGCGCGCGGGCCCTCGCGGTGCTCGGCGCGCTCGGCGTCGCCGACCTCGCCGACGCGGGGGTGCATCGGCTCTCGCACGGCCAGAAGCAACGCGTGGCCCTCGCCGGGGCGCTCGTCGGCGCTCCGCCCCTCTTGCTGCTCGACGAGCCATCGGCCGGTCTCGACCCACCCAGTCAGCGCGCGCTGATCCGGGTGCTCGCGGCGCTCGAGGCCGCGATGCTCGTAGCGACCCACGATCTGCCGCTCGCCGACAGCCTCTGCACCCGCTTCCTCGTGATCGACCATGGCCGGATCGTCTTCGACGGCGGCGATCCGACGCGCGCGCTGCAGCGCTGGGCGGCCGACGACCCTCCCGCTGCACCGTGCGTGGGGGACGCGGCTGGCGACAGCTCGGCCCGCAGCGCGACTGCAGGACCCCGCCCCTGCACCTAG
- a CDS encoding methyltransferase domain-containing protein, translating to MNTATAARAAFFDGIAEQWDSWDDRAALAQRLAAGLAALDVGAAERVLDVGCGTGNLTQALLARLSADGRVHAIDCSAGMLAVARKKITDARVSWHAVDALRLPLPDASADRAICCSVWPHFDDPRAVAAELARVLRPAGFLHVWHLLARERVNAIHAEADPAVQQDVLLAASDTAALLSTAGLAATAVVDSADGYLVTAVKPPAA from the coding sequence ATGAACACGGCTACCGCTGCCCGCGCCGCCTTCTTCGACGGCATCGCCGAACAATGGGATAGCTGGGACGATCGCGCTGCTCTGGCGCAACGGCTGGCGGCGGGCCTCGCGGCGCTCGACGTCGGCGCCGCGGAGCGCGTACTCGACGTCGGCTGCGGGACCGGCAACCTGACGCAGGCGCTGCTGGCGCGCCTTTCTGCCGACGGCCGCGTCCATGCGATCGATTGCTCGGCGGGCATGCTCGCGGTCGCGCGCAAGAAGATCACGGATGCGCGGGTGAGCTGGCATGCGGTCGACGCCCTGCGGCTTCCGCTGCCGGACGCAAGCGCCGATCGGGCGATCTGCTGCTCGGTCTGGCCGCATTTCGACGACCCGCGAGCGGTCGCGGCGGAGCTGGCCCGCGTGCTGCGACCGGCGGGCTTTCTGCATGTCTGGCATCTGCTGGCGCGCGAGCGCGTCAATGCCATCCACGCTGAGGCCGACCCTGCCGTGCAGCAGGACGTCCTGCTGGCGGCCAGCGACACCGCCGCGCTGCTGAGCACAGCGGGGCTGGCGGCCACGGCCGTCGTCGACAGCGCGGACGGGTATCTGGTCACGGCCGTCAAGCCTCCCGCCGCATGA
- a CDS encoding TonB-dependent receptor: MATHHLAAALLGAALLSGSPAQAQTLGRTPAPAPRYETVVVSERSGASDASQDTTAVGGDRLRRSARTSTFEALAQETAGLYVTARGLTHGVGNGATGGLVLRGLGGSPNTQVLVVEDGVPDYQGIFGHPIPEAYVPLLIEEVIVAKGGDSVLLGSNALGGALLIRSRWRDRPGYEVEQDAGGGSYATLQARAALLARLGAWDVATGVQALSTAGHRAGAGGDTLVATTALRYRWGSGLRLTARNKVVHLIGNDPGPVTHPQLDHGYEVWRDTLSVQLGGGRDQLRWSITPYLNVGLHRLYDGFRSLDYLSGVNATVDLRPHRAADLELGFAAQRVGGAVENRITNERPRIAGLQDGSFFGQLTLRPLPRLTTVVGARGLFSSRYGAIGLAKVGARWDLPEGFFLRSRVARSFRQPTLRELYLPFPVANPALRPEYALTADLGAGYASEHLELGCTTYRTAAKDMIRYFGVWPSAEVINLGRVVAWGVEGHVALKRLGPLSLAASGSWQDVGRYTRQNPDAKLNLTVEALQPLSARQTLGATASAEWVHGLYMGNYGRQALANVFVADLALRFRYTSPARRLTLEPYALLRNFLDRRYAYVENYPLPGFHVLAGLKVGI, encoded by the coding sequence TTGGCGACGCATCACCTTGCAGCCGCCCTGCTCGGAGCCGCGCTCCTCAGCGGCTCGCCGGCCCAGGCGCAGACGCTCGGCCGCACGCCAGCGCCAGCACCTCGCTACGAGACCGTCGTCGTCAGTGAGCGCTCGGGCGCGAGCGACGCCAGTCAGGACACGACAGCCGTCGGCGGCGACCGGCTGCGGAGGAGCGCGCGGACCAGCACCTTTGAAGCGCTGGCCCAGGAGACGGCCGGGCTCTACGTCACCGCCCGCGGGCTGACGCATGGCGTCGGCAACGGAGCGACGGGGGGACTCGTGCTGCGCGGGCTCGGCGGCAGCCCCAATACGCAGGTGCTCGTCGTCGAGGATGGCGTGCCCGACTATCAGGGCATCTTCGGTCATCCGATCCCGGAGGCCTATGTCCCCTTGCTGATCGAGGAGGTGATCGTCGCCAAGGGTGGCGACTCCGTCCTCTTGGGTAGCAACGCCCTCGGCGGCGCGCTGCTGATCCGCAGCCGCTGGCGCGACCGCCCGGGCTATGAGGTCGAGCAAGACGCCGGCGGCGGCAGCTACGCCACGCTGCAGGCGCGGGCAGCGCTCCTCGCGCGCCTTGGTGCCTGGGATGTCGCCACCGGAGTACAGGCCCTCTCTACCGCCGGCCACCGCGCTGGCGCGGGGGGTGACACCCTGGTCGCCACCACGGCGCTGCGCTACCGCTGGGGCTCGGGCCTGCGCTTGACCGCGCGAAACAAGGTCGTCCACCTGATCGGCAACGATCCAGGACCCGTCACGCACCCGCAGCTCGACCACGGCTACGAGGTCTGGCGCGACACGCTTTCCGTGCAACTCGGCGGCGGCCGCGACCAGCTACGCTGGAGCATCACACCCTATCTCAACGTCGGCCTGCACAGGCTCTACGACGGGTTTCGCTCGCTCGACTACCTCAGCGGCGTCAACGCCACGGTCGATCTGCGCCCGCACCGAGCGGCAGATCTCGAGCTCGGCTTCGCCGCGCAGCGCGTCGGCGGCGCCGTCGAAAACAGGATCACGAACGAGCGGCCGCGGATCGCGGGGCTGCAGGACGGATCGTTCTTTGGTCAGTTGACCCTGCGCCCGCTCCCGCGGCTGACCACCGTCGTCGGCGCGCGCGGACTCTTCAGCAGCCGCTACGGCGCCATCGGGCTCGCCAAGGTCGGCGCTCGCTGGGACCTCCCCGAGGGCTTCTTCCTGCGTAGCCGCGTCGCCCGCAGCTTCCGGCAACCGACCCTGCGCGAGCTCTATCTGCCCTTCCCCGTCGCCAACCCTGCCCTGCGCCCGGAATATGCGCTGACCGCCGACCTCGGCGCCGGCTACGCCAGCGAGCACCTCGAGCTCGGCTGCACCACCTACCGCACGGCAGCGAAAGACATGATCCGCTACTTCGGCGTCTGGCCCAGCGCCGAGGTGATCAACCTCGGCCGCGTCGTCGCCTGGGGCGTCGAGGGTCACGTCGCGCTCAAGCGGCTCGGACCGCTCTCGCTAGCGGCCAGCGGCAGCTGGCAGGACGTCGGCCGCTACACGCGGCAAAACCCCGACGCCAAGCTCAACCTCACGGTGGAGGCCCTGCAACCGCTCAGCGCCCGCCAGACCCTCGGGGCAACGGCGAGCGCCGAATGGGTTCATGGGCTCTACATGGGCAACTACGGCCGCCAAGCGCTGGCCAACGTCTTCGTCGCTGACTTGGCGCTACGCTTCCGCTATACGTCACCGGCGCGTCGCCTGACCCTCGAGCCCTACGCGCTGCTGCGCAACTTCCTCGACCGCCGCTACGCCTACGTCGAGAACTATCCGCTGCCCGGCTTCCACGTCCTGGCTGGGCTCAAGGTGGGGATTTGA
- a CDS encoding acyl--CoA ligase, with translation MLLYSWLERAVKAKGTARALIYRDTYLSWRGLLHRVDRRASELAALGLRAGDLAGLMLGNVPDFVILSLALSKLDCAPLPLDPTTSTRELEMLQALVPLRGLITRPRGGDVALAAANAGTAAAARPARPKPTPESRKRLQGTLLSCSIYPTEPRAPARTADEQIAAVLVTADSAGDPKPVERTVANLRAEAAHLTAALGVTEDDRALLSVPLFSSFGFDIGMVACLQAGATLCLEDEVGPARIAKVLRDHSVTLLPGNQTLFSDLARLPATRPTNGKSAVRFLSLGGGLTGSTVEGFVQRYGARPLGCMHTAETGTVAIDGKGQAGESVGKVLKGVQVRVVDPTTGKAMAAGRQGALWVRGPAVSPLALAAPALPGDNVPVGTRDGDGWLRTGDLVAVDRSKRMTLFAREDDLVRIDGKRVALGEVEACIEALPVINQAQAQLIHDPLGGPMVVARVVLKDRSGPVEAETIIDHCARNLSPYKVPRRIEFCDVI, from the coding sequence ATGTTGCTTTACAGTTGGTTGGAGCGCGCGGTCAAGGCCAAGGGCACTGCCCGGGCGCTCATCTATCGGGACACCTATCTGAGCTGGCGGGGCCTCCTCCACCGGGTTGACCGCCGCGCAAGCGAGTTGGCGGCGCTGGGCCTGCGCGCGGGCGATCTCGCCGGCCTGATGCTCGGTAACGTGCCCGACTTCGTCATCCTCTCCTTGGCGCTGAGCAAGCTCGATTGCGCGCCGCTGCCCCTCGATCCGACGACCAGCACGCGTGAGCTCGAGATGCTGCAGGCGCTGGTCCCCCTGCGCGGGCTGATCACTCGACCTCGCGGCGGCGACGTGGCGCTGGCGGCGGCGAACGCAGGCACGGCCGCAGCCGCGCGCCCGGCGCGTCCTAAGCCGACGCCCGAGAGCCGCAAGCGCCTCCAGGGCACGCTGCTCAGCTGCTCGATCTACCCGACCGAGCCGCGCGCACCTGCGCGAACCGCCGACGAACAGATCGCGGCGGTGCTGGTGACCGCCGACTCCGCCGGCGATCCGAAGCCGGTCGAGCGGACGGTGGCGAACCTGCGCGCCGAGGCTGCCCATCTGACGGCCGCGCTCGGCGTGACCGAAGACGATCGCGCCCTGCTTAGCGTTCCGCTCTTCAGCTCCTTCGGCTTCGACATCGGCATGGTGGCTTGCCTGCAGGCCGGCGCCACGCTCTGCCTCGAGGATGAGGTCGGGCCGGCGCGCATCGCGAAGGTGCTGCGCGACCACAGCGTCACGCTCTTGCCGGGTAACCAGACGCTCTTTTCCGACCTCGCACGCCTGCCCGCGACGCGGCCGACGAACGGGAAGAGCGCGGTGCGCTTCTTGTCACTCGGCGGCGGGCTGACCGGCTCGACGGTAGAGGGCTTCGTGCAGCGCTACGGGGCGCGCCCGCTGGGCTGCATGCATACGGCAGAGACCGGCACGGTGGCGATCGACGGCAAGGGACAGGCGGGCGAGAGCGTCGGCAAGGTGCTCAAGGGCGTCCAGGTGCGCGTCGTCGACCCCACCACCGGCAAGGCCATGGCAGCCGGCCGACAGGGTGCCCTGTGGGTTCGCGGACCCGCGGTCTCGCCGCTGGCCCTCGCCGCGCCCGCGCTACCGGGTGATAACGTCCCCGTCGGCACGCGCGACGGCGACGGCTGGCTCCGCACGGGCGATCTCGTGGCGGTCGACCGCAGCAAGCGCATGACCCTCTTCGCGCGTGAGGACGACCTCGTACGCATCGACGGCAAGCGCGTGGCGCTGGGCGAGGTCGAGGCCTGCATCGAGGCGCTCCCCGTGATCAATCAGGCGCAGGCGCAGCTGATTCACGATCCGCTGGGTGGACCGATGGTGGTTGCGCGCGTCGTGCTCAAGGATCGCAGCGGCCCCGTCGAGGCCGAGACGATCATCGACCACTGCGCGCGCAATCTCTCCCCCTACAAGGTGCCGCGGCGCATCGAGTTCTGCGACGTTATCTGA